A region of Granulicella aggregans DNA encodes the following proteins:
- a CDS encoding L-threonylcarbamoyladenylate synthase, whose amino-acid sequence MNGLCKTEHLFAHEGENRGGIERAAEVLRGGGTVAFPTETVYGLGANALDATAIAKIFTAKERPEWDPLIVHVSDREMMARVAEVPEEFSARVGTLIEAFWPGPLTLLLPRTSAVPDAVTAGRPLVGVRMPGHPVAMELIRLAGVPVAAPSANRFGRTSPTTAGHVLEDLDGRIDAVLDGGATRVGIESTVLDVLKTPMVVYRPGAVTAAMIFDATGVEVELFRAAASVDSVPESLPSPGVGLRHYAPRARLVLVSVEASGDVTHSLHAAIEQAQEAEEKVGVILPEEWDASYAEETFVCGEWGDDDAFAHRIFAGLRWLDSRGVDVIVCPVPSGDGVAVALRDRLEKAARRK is encoded by the coding sequence ATGAATGGTTTGTGCAAAACCGAGCATTTATTTGCTCACGAGGGGGAGAACCGGGGCGGAATCGAGCGGGCAGCGGAGGTTTTGCGCGGTGGCGGGACGGTCGCTTTCCCGACGGAGACGGTCTACGGGCTGGGGGCGAACGCTCTTGATGCGACGGCCATTGCGAAGATCTTTACGGCGAAGGAGCGTCCGGAGTGGGATCCTCTGATTGTGCATGTAAGCGACCGCGAGATGATGGCTAGGGTGGCGGAAGTTCCAGAGGAGTTCTCGGCAAGGGTAGGGACGTTGATTGAGGCGTTCTGGCCCGGGCCTTTGACGCTGCTGTTGCCGAGGACGAGTGCGGTGCCGGATGCGGTGACAGCGGGTCGACCGCTGGTGGGGGTGAGGATGCCGGGGCATCCTGTGGCAATGGAGCTGATTCGGCTGGCTGGGGTGCCGGTGGCTGCTCCCAGTGCGAACCGGTTTGGCCGGACAAGTCCTACGACGGCAGGGCATGTGCTCGAAGATCTGGATGGCCGGATCGATGCGGTGCTGGATGGTGGAGCGACGCGCGTGGGGATCGAGTCTACTGTTCTCGATGTGCTGAAGACGCCGATGGTGGTTTATCGCCCTGGGGCGGTGACCGCCGCGATGATCTTCGATGCGACTGGGGTGGAAGTGGAGTTGTTTCGGGCGGCTGCTTCTGTTGACTCTGTGCCGGAGAGTCTGCCTTCGCCGGGAGTGGGGTTGCGGCACTATGCTCCGCGGGCGCGTCTGGTCTTGGTTTCGGTGGAGGCTTCCGGAGATGTGACCCATTCGCTGCACGCAGCGATTGAGCAAGCACAAGAAGCGGAAGAGAAGGTGGGAGTCATCCTGCCGGAGGAGTGGGACGCCTCGTATGCGGAGGAGACGTTCGTGTGCGGGGAGTGGGGCGATGACGATGCCTTCGCGCATCGGATCTTCGCGGGGTTAAGGTGGTTGGATTCGCGCGGGGTGGATGTGATTGTGTGTCCGGTGCCGAGTGGGGACGGGGTGGCGGTGGCGCTCCGGGACCGGTTGGAGAAGGCGGCTCGGAGGAAGTAG
- a CDS encoding class IV adenylate cyclase: protein MQAPEIELKFPVSDPADFQSMLPSLGFHLDSARTFERNTLYDTPTRTLREQRQILRIRQYGSLWTVTHKRPSSDLASARFKVRIETETHVDDGEATAEIFSSLGYLPVFRYEKFRTEWSQMPLFAAERSDGALGHLVVDETPIGNYAELEGPPDWIDSMLELLLVDPKTCITDSYGKLFENWRLATGSPAEHLTFAEINAAVAV from the coding sequence ATGCAGGCTCCTGAGATCGAACTCAAGTTCCCAGTCAGCGACCCCGCCGACTTTCAGTCCATGCTTCCCTCCCTCGGATTCCACCTTGATAGCGCTCGAACCTTTGAACGCAATACGCTCTACGACACCCCCACCCGGACCCTCCGAGAACAGCGTCAGATCCTTCGTATCCGCCAGTACGGCTCGCTCTGGACCGTCACCCACAAGCGCCCCAGCAGCGACCTAGCCTCAGCGCGGTTCAAGGTCCGCATCGAGACCGAGACCCACGTCGACGACGGCGAGGCCACGGCCGAGATCTTCTCCAGCCTCGGCTATCTGCCTGTCTTCCGCTACGAAAAGTTCCGCACCGAGTGGTCCCAGATGCCGCTCTTCGCCGCCGAACGCTCCGACGGCGCTCTTGGCCACCTCGTCGTCGACGAGACCCCCATCGGCAACTACGCCGAGCTCGAAGGGCCGCCGGACTGGATAGACAGCATGCTGGAGCTCCTCCTGGTCGACCCCAAGACCTGCATCACCGACAGCTACGGGAAGCTCTTCGAGAACTGGAGACTCGCCACCGGCAGCCCGGCAGAACACCTCACCTTCGCTGAGATCAACGCGGCTGTAGCGGTATAG